In Dyadobacter sp. NIV53, a single window of DNA contains:
- a CDS encoding NUDIX hydrolase N-terminal domain-containing protein, translated as MIPSDWLPIAQRLHALAQTGLAFTESDYDRERYQEIKDISIQLLSEMSNVSIEHIIRLFPSEIGYQTPKVDIRAVIFRGNDELLMVQEKADNDRWAIPGGWADVGHSPFEVAEKEVWEETGLVVKAARLLAVFDKKKHPHPAQPWYVYKFFVLCEITGGEILSHTNETSAIEWIKFDAVSELPISVDRVTFSQLETMFLYAGNPNLPTLCD; from the coding sequence ATGATTCCGTCGGATTGGTTACCTATTGCCCAGCGATTACATGCACTTGCCCAGACTGGTTTGGCTTTTACAGAAAGTGATTATGACCGCGAACGGTACCAGGAAATAAAAGATATCAGTATACAGCTTTTGTCGGAAATGAGTAATGTTTCCATTGAGCACATCATCCGGCTTTTTCCATCCGAAATTGGCTACCAGACTCCCAAGGTGGATATTCGTGCGGTCATTTTCAGGGGTAATGACGAATTGCTGATGGTTCAGGAAAAAGCTGATAACGACCGTTGGGCAATTCCCGGAGGTTGGGCCGATGTCGGGCATTCCCCGTTCGAAGTAGCAGAAAAAGAAGTATGGGAAGAAACTGGGTTGGTTGTAAAAGCAGCACGCTTACTAGCAGTTTTTGATAAGAAAAAACATCCTCATCCGGCGCAGCCCTGGTATGTATATAAATTTTTCGTTTTGTGTGAAATTACCGGCGGAGAAATATTGAGCCATACCAACGAGACGTCGGCAATCGAATGGATCAAATTTGATGCTGTTTCCGAACTGCCGATTTCAGTAGACCGGGTTACATTCTCGCAGCTGGAAACGATGTTCCTGTATGCGGGAAACCCAAATTTGCCCACGTTATGCGATTAG
- a CDS encoding S1 family peptidase: MLDKSQILFQQNLYLSYLPHVRKQFGNLPGVEMIGLGAKEKAGGITEEWAFRFYVNKKRKIEEIPADEIIPAAIFGIQTDVLSHFEKETLICDSTALSVDSKSYRDQGIRGGIPIRNDYFDNDQPSGYGTLGVLARRKADNALVGLTCAHVVNAASQDLTQINTKIGQPKYWITCCCCPHGYIGDVAKATFNTDLDCAIIAIHEDITEKVTTGNSEKKIEGLATDITGAAAIVCFDTVSKRGRATGVTTGKVSEIAYGTNQMLIERTGTAGGPFACHGDSGAVVVNSSGQVVGLIVAAARSDMKRTIVTHIKPVMAELGITIAGTDITTIGEPLGGGPTGCELLIWPGGQTDTAMNPVEEFASTDFGLTGAVNWDVSNGAAGAVIVQTGNQQATGLEKISVRYDLASHSKNATDTVHIQAIGAQTVTKFRTIFCFTPKAVNTSNPLDSLNTKKFAATGGTTNLAGVAVPAGAGDWFMAKAEIIYDITPQNIVWSSGSSITFVTGAPAGVKGNIIARRQTKFTKGEQVNGTPNRVHTDQPAFALTTTGSTADDFQAPTNAAPNNLFRLANEGFDPTNLRQGYLRADYRDYLEFHNGTAWVRITGFTDWFANLTGGLNAAPPPLVTAAEINTIGAGTTTVPLPNQRPVINAGADQEIAMGGGTVTLKATRTDADLDALTTHWTRTSGAAVTLSGGGVGNPVTFTAPASDGPIVFSAVARDNTNGLSHAPTPPNFESTPDTVVVNVVETLVKIGGNARLCVNNEEVFNAASFSIGAGALNWDVTTGSPDAIIVEADGASIAPVGTLNGATTIRVNFNNTSIDATRANTVVIRATNPANGRAFFKRRTVNAVGFNVTTSVAAGAAPSNALNATTWGLTFPENVVVTICAYRVAGNWQAALLTVRGNYSLQSRLLAGVAEVTGPPPGNTTEGNYCAQITELDSLFGTHWYMLSAVTAHEQVHANHFLPALNDATVLGVLRTAIEGLTVPHVAGMNQAGAIAAITGSAAFATALVNAQANWLTRILLLAANDHGPGGVFSRTSPTSVAELAVVNPMIARICAHRTANGWAACPPLCP; encoded by the coding sequence ATGCTTGACAAATCTCAAATACTTTTTCAGCAGAATCTGTACCTTTCTTACCTGCCACATGTAAGGAAACAATTCGGGAATTTGCCCGGAGTGGAGATGATTGGTTTGGGCGCGAAAGAAAAAGCAGGAGGTATCACAGAAGAATGGGCATTCAGGTTTTATGTAAATAAAAAACGGAAAATAGAAGAAATACCTGCTGATGAAATAATTCCAGCCGCTATTTTTGGGATACAAACAGATGTTCTGAGTCATTTTGAAAAAGAAACTCTAATCTGCGATTCCACTGCATTGTCAGTCGATTCTAAAAGTTACCGGGATCAGGGAATTCGCGGAGGAATACCCATCCGCAATGATTACTTTGATAACGACCAGCCATCCGGTTATGGCACGCTTGGTGTACTTGCAAGGCGAAAAGCAGATAATGCATTAGTAGGATTAACGTGTGCGCATGTCGTAAATGCCGCTTCCCAGGATCTGACACAGATCAATACCAAAATTGGACAGCCAAAATACTGGATTACATGCTGCTGCTGCCCGCATGGATATATCGGTGATGTAGCAAAAGCTACCTTTAATACGGATCTGGATTGTGCCATTATTGCCATTCATGAAGACATTACTGAAAAAGTTACAACAGGTAATTCAGAGAAAAAAATTGAAGGATTAGCCACGGATATTACCGGTGCTGCGGCCATTGTGTGCTTTGATACTGTTTCCAAACGAGGACGCGCAACCGGAGTAACAACAGGGAAAGTAAGTGAAATTGCATATGGCACCAATCAGATGCTGATCGAAAGAACAGGTACGGCCGGTGGTCCGTTTGCATGTCATGGAGATTCGGGTGCTGTGGTGGTTAATTCGTCAGGGCAGGTTGTGGGACTGATAGTTGCAGCGGCCAGAAGCGATATGAAACGAACCATTGTGACGCATATCAAACCGGTAATGGCCGAGCTGGGAATTACCATTGCCGGAACGGATATTACCACTATTGGTGAACCGCTGGGCGGTGGGCCGACCGGATGTGAGCTGCTGATCTGGCCCGGCGGGCAAACTGACACGGCAATGAACCCGGTAGAAGAATTTGCCAGTACGGACTTCGGCCTGACCGGAGCAGTAAACTGGGATGTTTCCAATGGCGCAGCCGGGGCTGTAATTGTACAAACCGGAAACCAGCAGGCTACCGGCCTTGAAAAAATTTCGGTTAGATACGATCTTGCTTCCCATAGTAAAAATGCCACTGATACGGTACATATTCAGGCCATCGGAGCACAAACAGTGACCAAGTTCCGTACAATATTCTGTTTTACGCCAAAAGCTGTAAACACATCCAATCCTCTGGACAGCCTTAATACCAAAAAATTTGCAGCAACCGGAGGTACCACTAATCTGGCAGGTGTTGCAGTGCCGGCGGGTGCCGGGGATTGGTTTATGGCGAAAGCCGAGATCATCTATGATATTACACCTCAGAATATTGTTTGGAGCAGCGGCAGCTCAATCACTTTCGTAACCGGAGCGCCGGCTGGTGTAAAAGGAAATATTATAGCTAGAAGACAAACAAAGTTCACAAAAGGCGAGCAGGTTAACGGGACTCCAAACCGGGTTCATACTGACCAGCCCGCTTTTGCTTTAACCACTACCGGAAGTACTGCAGATGATTTTCAGGCTCCGACTAATGCGGCACCCAATAACCTGTTCCGACTGGCGAACGAGGGTTTTGATCCGACAAATCTTCGTCAGGGATATCTGAGAGCTGATTATCGTGATTATCTGGAATTTCACAATGGTACTGCGTGGGTAAGAATTACCGGTTTTACAGATTGGTTTGCCAATCTGACGGGCGGACTAAATGCGGCACCACCACCATTGGTTACAGCTGCCGAGATCAATACGATTGGTGCGGGAACTACAACAGTTCCGTTGCCAAACCAACGGCCGGTTATCAATGCGGGTGCAGATCAGGAAATAGCAATGGGCGGCGGTACAGTTACTCTGAAGGCTACGCGAACCGATGCGGATCTGGACGCTTTAACTACCCATTGGACAAGAACGAGCGGTGCAGCTGTAACACTAAGCGGAGGTGGCGTGGGCAACCCCGTTACATTTACCGCACCAGCCAGCGATGGGCCAATTGTATTCAGCGCAGTTGCACGGGACAATACAAATGGGTTGTCACATGCCCCAACCCCGCCAAATTTTGAAAGTACTCCCGATACGGTTGTCGTAAATGTTGTTGAAACATTAGTAAAAATTGGTGGAAATGCACGTCTGTGCGTTAACAATGAGGAAGTATTTAATGCTGCCAGTTTCAGTATTGGTGCCGGTGCACTGAACTGGGATGTTACAACAGGAAGTCCTGATGCAATTATTGTTGAGGCTGATGGTGCTTCGATTGCTCCGGTTGGTACTTTAAACGGCGCTACAACCATCAGGGTTAATTTTAACAATACATCCATTGATGCCACACGTGCAAACACAGTGGTTATCCGGGCAACTAATCCTGCAAATGGAAGGGCATTCTTTAAAAGAAGAACTGTTAATGCTGTTGGATTTAATGTTACAACTTCGGTTGCAGCGGGAGCAGCACCAAGTAATGCACTTAATGCCACCACATGGGGGCTTACTTTTCCAGAAAATGTGGTCGTCACAATTTGTGCTTACCGGGTTGCCGGTAACTGGCAGGCGGCATTATTAACTGTCAGAGGAAATTATTCTCTGCAGTCAAGGCTCCTGGCCGGCGTAGCTGAGGTAACCGGGCCGCCGCCGGGAAATACTACTGAAGGAAATTACTGTGCTCAGATTACTGAACTGGATAGTCTTTTTGGAACGCATTGGTATATGCTTTCTGCTGTAACTGCTCATGAACAGGTACATGCCAATCATTTTTTACCAGCCTTAAATGACGCAACTGTGCTGGGTGTTTTAAGGACAGCAATTGAAGGACTGACTGTTCCTCATGTTGCGGGTATGAACCAGGCAGGTGCGATTGCGGCTATTACAGGCTCGGCAGCATTTGCAACCGCTTTGGTAAATGCTCAGGCAAACTGGCTTACACGTATTCTGCTTCTGGCTGCGAATGATCACGGTCCGGGAGGTGTATTCAGCCGTACCAGCCCGACTTCTGTTGCTGAACTTGCCGTAGTTAACCCGATGATCGCCAGAATATGTGCACACAGAACCGCAAATGGATGGGCCGCATGTCCTCCACTTTGTCCATAA
- a CDS encoding S1 family peptidase: protein MPKDTYIPRNEVVDINKEFNKVRKQAEEELMKLPGVIAVGVGLKEVKGEIQRQPCFKVKVDRKKAKSELGANDIIPDEIYGFKTDVTEIETVQAQGADSSKYRPIISGSQIESSGMAAYGTLGCFAKRNSDNKIVILSNWHVIVDNPDAIDGDRVGQPTHSGCCSCCSTNEIGKVSDGRFKVGNMDAAIALLSGQDTDAIPEDRFLNEVIDIGSVSGSAIPLALETVFKRGRTTLLTKGQITDDNAVNSTTYNTYNNLVITRSGQFEISPSAPFTDFTLKGDSGSVSVNEHNEVVLLNYSGSDTTHKSYGTNIKSIETTLGITILNSGFHTSVAGKEGVLLRSASESNHLEALAQMQAELSGSKEGMRILELFRQHRSEILDLVRHKREVMVAWNRYQGPAYLAHIAKNIRNENKPVPEQIKDITMQSLLLKMAAVLQRNGSPELAGSVSENYLKVMNILTAGRSPQEWRAYLHQLDTMKNA from the coding sequence ATGCCTAAGGATACTTACATACCGCGTAATGAAGTGGTTGATATCAATAAGGAATTCAACAAAGTCCGCAAACAGGCCGAGGAAGAACTTATGAAGTTACCCGGCGTGATTGCCGTTGGTGTTGGCTTAAAAGAAGTGAAAGGGGAAATTCAGCGCCAGCCTTGTTTTAAAGTGAAAGTTGACAGAAAAAAAGCGAAATCAGAGCTTGGTGCAAATGATATTATCCCTGACGAAATTTATGGTTTTAAAACAGATGTGACTGAAATTGAAACAGTTCAGGCGCAGGGTGCAGATTCGTCCAAATACAGGCCAATCATTTCGGGAAGCCAGATTGAAAGCAGCGGTATGGCGGCGTATGGAACATTAGGATGTTTTGCAAAAAGAAATTCAGACAATAAAATCGTTATTCTAAGCAACTGGCACGTGATCGTGGACAATCCTGACGCCATTGATGGTGACCGGGTGGGCCAGCCTACACATAGCGGTTGCTGTAGTTGCTGTTCTACCAATGAAATTGGAAAAGTATCGGATGGCCGTTTTAAAGTGGGAAATATGGACGCAGCTATTGCATTGCTAAGTGGGCAGGATACAGACGCAATTCCGGAAGATCGGTTTTTAAATGAGGTCATTGATATTGGAAGTGTCTCCGGAAGCGCCATTCCGCTTGCTTTGGAAACAGTTTTCAAGAGAGGACGCACAACCTTACTGACCAAAGGACAGATTACGGATGACAATGCTGTTAACAGCACCACCTACAACACCTACAATAACCTCGTTATCACACGCAGTGGCCAGTTTGAAATAAGTCCGTCGGCCCCGTTTACCGATTTTACCTTAAAAGGTGATTCAGGCTCAGTTTCCGTAAATGAACATAATGAGGTTGTTTTGCTCAACTATTCGGGTTCAGACACAACACACAAAAGTTATGGCACCAATATTAAAAGTATCGAAACTACACTCGGAATTACAATTCTGAACAGCGGCTTTCATACAAGCGTGGCAGGCAAAGAAGGTGTATTATTGCGATCAGCTTCTGAATCAAATCATCTTGAAGCACTTGCCCAGATGCAGGCTGAATTGTCCGGTTCCAAAGAAGGAATGCGTATTCTCGAATTATTCAGGCAGCACCGGTCAGAAATACTGGATCTGGTCAGGCATAAAAGAGAAGTGATGGTTGCCTGGAACCGCTATCAGGGGCCGGCTTATCTTGCACATATTGCCAAAAATATAAGGAATGAAAATAAGCCGGTTCCCGAGCAGATTAAGGACATTACGATGCAAAGCCTCTTACTCAAAATGGCGGCGGTATTACAACGCAACGGTAGTCCGGAACTCGCAGGATCGGTGTCAGAAAATTATTTAAAAGTGATGAATATTCTTACAGCAGGCCGTTCGCCACAGGAATGGCGGGCGTATCTGCATCAGTTGGACACTATGAAAAATGCTTAA
- a CDS encoding DUF6603 domain-containing protein, producing the protein MAENQTGTLEAIGIEVAKVFQPFKERVDEGEIMLLLAELGIEFPESLANDAEFKTAVTGVAEKVGKMADLVMELIDAIKAEDYTKASEKSFALIELIAGLADDIQTIANEIEAHGPYTGITDAELGDFVANLAKRLIDYLIINYIQDSIPLFAIFLEFFGLIEETEENVGSTNPLLPPFTKKVLRLDRFPKFFESPAKLAKELYDWGDTDFTGEKLFKILEKLINAMGLPAVYSNDGQPELDVLMATLEPRTGLTPKGIAIIIHETISNSISQTIKQDLWTFDVGLATTLNAGVGVTIQPNGQIEILPPTTTTTIAGKAFAKWTAKDSVTNLPLLLIGDRDESRLEAKEISALLQIDFIWNGTKATGTVTTEAEIKEGKLLVKPGNPDGFLAKVLPPEGFTVDFNVLIGLNSEKGFYFNGSGTLEFDIPTSISLGPIEILNLKIGLVPGSNFEIDLGADIRVLLGPFTGTVQGMGMKSIWSFPENRKGNLGPVDLAIGFKPPKGIGLALDAGVVKGGGFLMLDFDKGEYAGAIELYFEGLFGFTAIGIINTKFPDGSEGFSLLLLINVTFDTPIALGFNFYLSGIGGLIGLHRTTSTTALKKGVQEGTVDNILFPENIIANITKIISDLQAIFPVKQDQFVLGIMARITWNTPALLTIEAGLVIEFPNPVKICIIGVIKCELPTPAEAVLVLNVAFVGIIDFEQEMLSFDASIFNSRILTITLEGDMALRISWGDKPDFLVTVGGFHPAYTPPSHLNLLPMKRITVNILSGNPNIVLTSYFAITTNTIQFGAAIAFKFKFSSFGAYGFFGFDVLIQFSPFHFEAKIVARVAIKAGSSTICSIDLEFNLEGPTPWRAHGYGSFKIWFVRIKARFDKTWGEEQNNSLPSTFVLPLLLDELNKNTNWKTSSSSTLPELVTLANFEAPEGVIFVKPNGSLEVDQMVVPLNLTMSRFGNYLPADISKVFIKDIKVGAGTFSGGSLTNLLNSFAPSAYKEMSDDDKLAAPSYENQLSGIRLNITDNLVFDYAINRKVQYEIILSDFEEEELGLHDEAPDFFKPFISGGAVGRSFLSQSIRQNSIKASATATVFQEKYAVVSSKTLANADSGGAVFNSKSEADEHIRKMIINDPSKRGKIQLSPAYQMP; encoded by the coding sequence ATGGCAGAGAATCAAACCGGAACACTGGAAGCCATAGGCATTGAAGTTGCCAAAGTTTTTCAGCCCTTCAAAGAGCGGGTGGATGAAGGAGAGATTATGTTGTTACTGGCAGAACTGGGCATAGAGTTTCCCGAAAGTCTGGCAAATGATGCAGAATTCAAAACTGCTGTTACTGGCGTTGCAGAGAAAGTTGGCAAAATGGCTGATCTTGTGATGGAACTGATTGACGCCATTAAAGCAGAAGACTATACAAAAGCAAGTGAAAAATCCTTCGCCTTAATTGAGTTGATTGCCGGCCTGGCCGATGATATTCAAACCATTGCAAATGAAATTGAGGCCCACGGCCCGTATACCGGAATTACTGATGCAGAACTGGGAGATTTTGTAGCCAACCTAGCCAAGCGATTAATAGACTACCTGATTATCAATTACATCCAGGACAGCATTCCGCTTTTCGCTATTTTCCTTGAATTTTTCGGACTGATTGAAGAAACGGAAGAAAATGTAGGATCAACCAATCCGCTTCTTCCGCCTTTCACAAAAAAAGTCCTTCGCCTTGACCGGTTTCCTAAATTTTTTGAAAGTCCCGCAAAGCTGGCCAAAGAGCTTTACGATTGGGGAGATACTGATTTTACGGGGGAAAAACTTTTCAAAATCCTCGAAAAGCTGATCAATGCCATGGGACTGCCGGCAGTTTACAGCAACGACGGCCAGCCTGAACTGGACGTTTTGATGGCAACTCTCGAACCAAGAACAGGCCTGACTCCCAAGGGAATTGCAATTATTATTCATGAAACAATAAGCAATTCGATATCACAAACGATTAAACAGGATCTATGGACATTTGATGTAGGATTGGCAACAACCTTAAACGCCGGTGTGGGTGTGACCATCCAGCCAAACGGGCAGATTGAAATATTACCGCCAACCACAACGACAACAATTGCAGGAAAAGCATTTGCAAAATGGACTGCTAAGGACAGTGTTACCAATCTTCCGCTATTATTAATTGGCGACAGAGACGAAAGCAGGTTGGAAGCAAAGGAAATTTCAGCATTGCTTCAGATTGATTTTATTTGGAATGGCACCAAAGCCACTGGAACGGTTACGACAGAAGCGGAAATAAAAGAAGGTAAACTGCTCGTAAAACCTGGCAATCCGGATGGTTTTCTTGCAAAGGTATTGCCACCAGAAGGTTTCACAGTCGACTTTAATGTATTAATCGGCCTCAACAGTGAAAAAGGATTTTATTTCAACGGAAGCGGAACACTCGAATTTGACATCCCAACTTCCATTTCATTGGGTCCGATTGAAATACTAAACCTGAAAATAGGGCTGGTTCCTGGTTCCAATTTTGAAATAGACCTTGGCGCAGATATCCGTGTTTTACTTGGCCCTTTTACGGGCACTGTGCAGGGAATGGGTATGAAGTCAATCTGGTCGTTTCCCGAAAACAGAAAAGGAAATCTGGGGCCGGTTGATCTGGCGATTGGCTTCAAACCACCAAAAGGAATCGGACTGGCGCTGGATGCGGGTGTGGTAAAAGGTGGTGGATTTCTGATGCTGGATTTTGACAAAGGCGAATATGCCGGCGCCATTGAATTATATTTTGAAGGATTATTTGGATTTACTGCAATTGGCATTATCAATACCAAATTCCCTGATGGTTCGGAAGGATTCTCTTTGCTGCTGCTTATTAATGTAACTTTTGATACACCAATTGCTCTTGGTTTTAATTTCTATCTGAGTGGCATTGGCGGCCTTATCGGGCTGCACCGCACTACAAGTACTACTGCTTTAAAAAAAGGTGTTCAGGAAGGAACAGTTGACAATATCCTGTTTCCGGAAAATATCATTGCCAACATCACCAAAATCATCAGCGATCTGCAAGCCATTTTCCCGGTCAAACAAGACCAGTTTGTATTAGGTATCATGGCGAGGATTACATGGAACACGCCTGCCCTGCTGACAATTGAGGCCGGACTGGTCATTGAGTTCCCGAATCCGGTCAAAATCTGTATCATTGGTGTTATTAAATGTGAGCTTCCTACACCGGCCGAAGCTGTTCTGGTTTTGAATGTAGCATTTGTGGGTATCATAGATTTTGAGCAGGAAATGCTGTCTTTTGATGCATCTATTTTCAATTCCCGCATTTTAACGATTACGCTGGAAGGCGATATGGCGCTCAGGATCAGCTGGGGAGATAAACCTGATTTTCTGGTTACGGTCGGTGGTTTCCATCCTGCTTATACACCACCCTCCCATCTGAACCTGCTGCCGATGAAACGTATTACCGTCAATATACTGAGCGGTAATCCGAATATTGTGCTCACAAGTTATTTTGCCATAACCACCAATACCATCCAGTTCGGCGCAGCTATTGCTTTCAAATTTAAATTCTCTTCATTTGGTGCTTACGGATTTTTTGGGTTCGACGTACTGATCCAATTTTCACCGTTTCATTTTGAAGCAAAAATAGTAGCCAGGGTCGCTATCAAAGCCGGCAGCTCGACTATCTGTTCCATTGATCTGGAATTCAATCTTGAAGGCCCGACACCATGGCGTGCACACGGATACGGGTCGTTTAAAATCTGGTTTGTCCGAATTAAAGCCAGGTTTGACAAGACTTGGGGTGAAGAACAGAACAACAGCCTGCCTTCCACTTTTGTGCTTCCTTTGTTACTGGATGAACTTAACAAAAATACCAACTGGAAAACCAGCTCATCCTCTACCCTGCCCGAACTGGTAACACTTGCCAATTTTGAGGCGCCGGAAGGAGTGATCTTCGTAAAACCGAATGGTTCCCTGGAAGTGGATCAGATGGTTGTTCCGTTGAATTTGACCATGTCCAGATTTGGCAATTATCTGCCCGCCGACATTTCGAAAGTCTTTATCAAAGACATCAAAGTCGGGGCCGGTACTTTTTCAGGCGGAAGCCTTACCAACCTGCTAAATTCCTTCGCACCATCTGCTTACAAGGAAATGAGCGATGATGATAAACTGGCAGCACCTTCTTACGAAAACCAGCTTTCCGGCATAAGACTGAATATTACGGATAATCTTGTTTTTGATTACGCTATTAACCGAAAAGTACAGTACGAAATAATCCTATCCGATTTTGAAGAAGAGGAACTTGGCCTGCATGACGAAGCACCGGATTTCTTCAAACCATTTATTTCGGGTGGAGCTGTGGGCCGTTCGTTCCTTTCCCAAAGTATCAGGCAAAACAGCATAAAAGCCAGCGCGACCGCGACTGTTTTCCAGGAAAAATATGCCGTAGTTTCAAGCAAAACGCTGGCAAATGCAGATAGCGGCGGTGCAGTTTTCAATTCCAAATCGGAGGCGGATGAACACATAAGAAAAATGATCATTAATGATCCGTCAAAAAGAGGAAAAATACAACTAAGCCCGGCCTATCAAATGCCGTGA
- a CDS encoding DMT family transporter: MRKAFIQLHIAILLAGFTGVFGKLITLNEGLLVWYRMLISGILLLLILGISGKLKAVSAPDFKRIAFSGFLLGMHWIFFYGSIKYSNISVGVVCFSLSGFFTSILAPIINKKKFAISELLLSGLTLLGIVLIFSFDSQYRTGIILGVISALLVAFYTIANERLAHIHKSETIIVYQMIGGSTALAILMPVYLHFFPVNSILPSLSNFGYLILLSLFCTVLLYTLLTQALKNISAFTINLSFNLEPVYTIALAIFIYKENRELTAPFYIGLCLIILSVVLQMVKVMWQNKRAKAVLI; this comes from the coding sequence ATGAGAAAAGCTTTTATACAATTACATATAGCCATCCTTCTGGCAGGTTTCACGGGTGTTTTTGGCAAACTGATTACACTGAATGAAGGCTTGCTTGTCTGGTACCGGATGTTGATTTCCGGTATACTGCTTCTGCTCATTTTGGGAATTTCTGGTAAACTAAAAGCAGTTTCAGCCCCCGATTTTAAACGCATCGCCTTTTCAGGATTTCTACTGGGTATGCACTGGATATTTTTTTACGGTAGCATCAAATATTCCAACATCTCGGTTGGTGTGGTATGTTTTTCTTTATCCGGATTTTTCACATCCATTCTGGCACCGATTATAAACAAAAAGAAATTTGCAATTTCAGAACTGTTGCTCAGTGGATTAACTCTTTTGGGTATAGTCCTTATTTTTAGTTTTGATTCCCAATACCGTACAGGTATCATTTTAGGTGTTATCTCAGCATTGCTCGTCGCATTTTATACCATTGCTAATGAACGGCTTGCCCATATTCATAAAAGTGAAACCATTATTGTTTACCAAATGATCGGAGGAAGCACTGCGTTGGCGATTTTAATGCCGGTTTATCTGCACTTTTTCCCGGTCAATTCCATATTACCTTCCTTATCTAATTTTGGATATCTCATATTATTATCACTTTTCTGTACCGTGTTGTTATACACTTTACTCACACAGGCATTGAAAAATATATCCGCTTTTACCATCAATCTCAGCTTCAACCTCGAACCCGTTTATACCATTGCCCTGGCCATTTTTATCTATAAAGAAAACCGCGAACTGACTGCGCCGTTTTATATCGGATTATGCTTGATTATCCTTTCCGTGGTATTACAAATGGTGAAGGTAATGTGGCAAAATAAGAGAGCTAAGGCAGTTTTAATATAG